The region TAGGTTCATTGCATTAATCTTCATAATAGGCCTATATGTGCACGACAATATCACATCCTTCCCTTCAAGGCTCTTATGCAGCGTGTACATACTAGCATAACTATCTGTCACTGCCAATACTCTAATGACTCATCGCCatgtattttatctatttgtTACCTTAGGTTACTCTCCAGCTCTGGGTTATCTATTTTCATGTGCTCCACTGGGTCCAACAGCGGCGGCTcctttacttttttaatgTGTTCAAAGAGCAGGCTAAACTTCTGGTACATTGACGACTGAAATGCTGTATCGCTTTTGTCCACCTTTTCATTTATGGTCACTCTGATTTGTGACATTTTCTTAACGCAGTCAATTCCAAATGACTTGATCGTGTAGGTTGCCTCTGCAACGTGCGATGGCATAACTTTATCTCCTTCCCTTTTTACTGGAAGCACAATGTCAACGTGGTATGTCTTTGTGGTCTAAACGTTCACATGAGTGTTCTCTGactattattgttgttactCGTGTAGTATAACTGTTACTGATAGCATGACTTTTGTCGAATACATATTTCTAAACCGATGTTTGCTCTTACCTTATATTTTGGCGCTCTTAACTTCGGTGATGATACACACAGACCCCAACCCCAATCCTGGTCATCCTTCACGTATACTAGCCTTCCCAGGTTGAAGTAGTTGAGCGCCTTCGCGTCCTTCATGaccattttaattatcaGTTCATCCAGCTCTTCCAGCCTTGCTATGTTGTCGTGCAGCGAGGACATTTGCACTAACAACTCTGAGTTGAAGCTGTTCCTCAGGTCTTCCATGTTCGCCTTCGCCTCATTCATCTTCGAGGTTATATCTGCCGacttatttttcatttgaaACTGCATGAACGACCTCTCGATCAGGTACTCTGGCGTCGTGTCCTCTATTCTCATCAGGTTCAGGAGCATGTTGTATCCCAGGTGGAACGTAGAATCCAGGTTAAGTGGCTTTCCCAGAAATATTTTCTTAACCTCCTGCTCGACGAGTGCTATAACGGTATATTAGGATCACACAGTACAGGTTTTCATAAATACCGAGCTACTACAAACTAACTACAGACTATAACAAACTAAATACAGACTATTACAGGTTAACTGGTTGCACTTACGGTCGTTTCCGTCCACCATGATGATGACCACTCCTATTGTGTCGAGTCCTCTTCTTCCCGCTCTCCCTGACATCTGTATGTACTCTCCCGAGGAGATGTAGCGGACCTCTCTGCCGTCCCACTTCTTCAGGCTCGTGAAGACTACCGTCTTCGCCGGCATGTTAAGGCCCATGCTGAAGGTTTCCGTGCTGAAGAGCACCTTCAGGAGCGACTCCTGGAAGAGAATCTCGATGATCTCCTTGATTATCGGCAGGAGCCCTCCGTGGTGTATTCCGATTCCTCgcttcagcagcggcaGCATGAACAGGTTCTGCGGCAGCAGTCGGTCCTGCTCGCTCAGCGTCGCCATTGCGTTCTTGTATATCTCGTCgaccagcttcttctcctcgtccGTGGTCATGTCCAGGTTCCTCACTGACGTCGCCAGAGTTTCGCACTCCGACttgctgaaggagaagatgatgCAGGGCGTCAGGCTCTTTTCGAAGCACAGCTTAACGATGCTCTCGATGTCTCTGTAGGCGGCGGAGCCCCTCTTTTTGTCGCGCCCCTTCGTGTCCCTGTCCTTCGACGCGCTCGAACTCGGTCCACTCGCCAGGCACTTGTTGTAGTTGCTCGACTTGAAGTTGTTGTCCTCGTCCAGCACCAAATATATCCCCTCCCCTCCCGACATGTAGAGGTAGTGGTTCAGCGGCACTGGCCTGAAGTCCGTGCTCACCACGTTGCAGGGCACGTTTTTGATCCTCGTGATCCACTCCGAGAACTCCAGGTAGTTCGGGATCGTCGCCGACAGGAAGACCAGGTTAACTTGACTCGGGAT is a window of Theileria orientalis strain Shintoku DNA, chromosome 2, complete genome DNA encoding:
- a CDS encoding ATP-dependent RNA helicase: MGDPLSMFEVFETEDQVMEDSQDSTKRPKHGEKFTDASSYLSNMNYNDDYLLNYTTSPLTTSVKVEKIHSSHNCSHYRVAPSDSNYSPRKIEKYAKTYPFTLDEFQKRSIESLEMNESVLVCAHTSAGKTVVAEYAIAMGLRDGHRIIYTSPIKALSNQKYRNLSDEFVDVGLMTGDVTLNPTASVMVMTTEILRSMLYRGSEIVQEMKCVIFDEVHYMRDLERGVVWEETIILIPSQVNLVFLSATIPNYLEFSEWITRIKNVPCNVVSTDFRPVPLNHYLYMSGGEGIYLVLDEDNNFKSSNYNKCLASGPSSSASKDRDTKGRDKKRGSAAYRDIESIVKLCFEKSLTPCIIFSFSKSECETLATSVRNLDMTTDEEKKLVDEIYKNAMATLSEQDRLLPQNLFMLPLLKRGIGIHHGGLLPIIKEIIEILFQESLLKVLFSTETFSMGLNMPAKTVVFTSLKKWDGREVRYISSGEYIQMSGRAGRRGLDTIGVVIIMVDGNDPLVEQEVKKIFLGKPLNLDSTFHLGYNMLLNLMRIEDTTPEYLIERSFMQFQMKNKSADITSKMNEAKANMEDLRNSFNSELLVQMSSLHDNIARLEELDELIIKMVMKDAKALNYFNLGRLVYVKDDQDWGWGLCVSSPKLRAPKYKTTKTYHVDIVLPVKREGDKVMPSHVAEATYTIKSFGIDCVKKMSQIRVTINEKVDKSDTAFQSSMYQKFSLLFEHIKKVKEPPLLDPVEHMKIDNPELESNLSYASMYTLHKSLEGKDVILVSKELRSQIDSSPLLSREDYDTILKKYEDYVKVKEEFEEHQKKLQECTQIIMKDELRHMKTVLRKLEYVDQFGIVTIKGRIACEINASDELLVAELFLRNFFEKMEPEQICASLSCLVNDDRKEAKLPTELKLLESYNKIREIATEIVEVMVECDILVDEVEYVNKLRPTLMSVVYRWAKGDPFIEILSDSSVFEGSVIRCIRRLDELLRQLACASRNIGNITMEEIFLTCISKLKKGIAFTSSLYL